A DNA window from Melanotaenia boesemani isolate fMelBoe1 chromosome 6, fMelBoe1.pri, whole genome shotgun sequence contains the following coding sequences:
- the LOC121641515 gene encoding 14-3-3 protein zeta-like — translation MSEAPQKELVQKAKLAEQAERYDDMASVMKAVTEDSEQLSNEERNLLSVAYKNVVGARRSSWRVVSSIEQKAENSERKQAMAKEYREKIEKELKDICNDVLGLLDKYLIPKATAAESKVFYLKMKGDYYRYLAEVAAGEEKKAIITDSQGAYKQAFDISKEEMQPTHPIRLGLALNFSVFFYEILNSPEEACQLAKQAFDDAIAELDTLSEESYKDSTLIMQLLRDNLTLWTSDNQVEGEDTEEARD, via the exons ATGAGCGAGGCACCTCAGAAGGAACTGGTACAAAAGGCCAAGTTGGCCGAACAGGCTGAGCGTTACGACGACATGGCCTCTGTGATGAAAGCAGTGACAGAGGACAGTGAGCAGCTCTCAAATGAGGAGCGCAACCTGCTGTCGGTGGCCTACAAGAACGTGGTGGGTGCCCGTCGCTCTTCCTGGCGTGTGGTGTCCAGCATCGAGCAGAAAGCAGAGAACAGCGAAAGGAAGCAGGCCATGGCCAAAGAGTACCGGGAAAAAATTGAGAAAGAGCTGAAAGACATCTGCAATGACGTTCTG GGTCTTTTGGACAAGTATCTTATTCCCAAAGCAACTGCAGCAGAGAGCAAAGTCTTCTATTTGAAAATGAAGGGGGATTACTACCGCTACTTGGCTGAGGTGGctgcaggagaagaaaaaaaag CCATTATTACAGACTCGCAGGGCGCGTACAAACAGGCCTTCGATATCAGCAAAGAGGAAATGCAGCCCACACACCCAATCCGTCTCGGTCTCGCCCTTAATTTCTCCGTCTTCTTCTACGAGATCCTCAATTCCCCTGAAGAAGCTTGCCAGCTGGCCAAACAG gcTTTTGATGATGCCATCGCAGAGCTGGACACACTGAGTGAAGAATCGTACAAAGACAGCACATTAATCATGCAGCTATTGAGAGACAACTTGACA CTGTGGACTTCTGATAACCAGGTTGAGGGAGAGGACACAGAGGAGGCCAGAGATTGA
- the LOC121642243 gene encoding zinc finger protein 706-like, giving the protein MARGHQKFQSQQKNAKKQAEIKKSKGHDQKAAAKAALVYTCTVCRTQMPDPKTFKQHFESKHPKSPMPPELVGVEA; this is encoded by the exons ATGGCCCGTGGGCACCAGAAGTTCCAGTCCCAGcaaaaaaatgccaaaaagcAGGCAGAGATCAAGAAGAGCAAAGGACATGACCAGAAGGCAGCAGCTAAGGCTGCTTTAGTATACACATGCACAGTGTGTCGG actCAAATGCCAGACCCAAAGACTTTCAAGCAGCATTTTGAAAGTAAGCATCCAAAGTCCCCAATGCCCCCAGAGTTAGTGGGCGTTGAGGCGTAA
- the LOC121641387 gene encoding polyadenylate-binding protein 1A gives MNPSAPSYPMASLYVGDLHPDVTEAMLYEKFSPAGPILSIRVCRDMITRRSLGYAYVNFQQPADAERALDTMNFDVIKGRPLRIMWSQRDPSLRKSGVGNIFIKNLDKSIDNKALYDTFSAFGNILSCKVVCDENGSKGYGFVHFETHEAAERAIEKMNGMLLNDRKVFVGRFKSRKEREAELGARAREFTNVYIKNFGEDMDDEKLKELFGKYGPALSIRVMTDESGKSKGFGFVSFERHEDAQKAVDDMNGKELNGRQVYVGRAQKKGERQNELKRKFEQMKQDRMTRYQGVNLYVKNLDDGLDDERLRKEFSPFGTITSAKVMMEGGRSKGFGFVCFSSPEEATKAVTEMNGRIVATKPLYVALAQRKEERQAHLTNQYMQRMATVRAVPNPVLNPYQPAPPSGYFMAAIPQAQNRAAYYSANQLAQLRPSPRWATQGVRPQHFQNMPNAMRPSAPRPQTFNTIRATTTTNAQVPRMMASQRMPTQALSQRPASASAAAAPVRAMPQYKYAAGVRNPQQHMASQPQVTMQQPAVHVQGQEPLTASMLAAAPPQEQKQMLGERLFPLIQNMHPSLAGKITGMLLEIDNSELLHMLESPESLRSKVDEAVAVLQAHQAKEAAQKSTTPAGVPSV, from the exons ATGAATCCTAGCGCGCCTAGCTATCCTATGGCCTCCCTCTATGTAGGGGACCTGCATCCGGACGTTACTGAGGCCATGCTCTATGAGAAGTTTAGTCCTGCCGGACCCATCCTTTCCATCAGGGTATGCAGAGACATGATCACCCGCCGTTCCCTTGGATATGCATATGTGAACTTCCAGCAACCCGCTGATG CTGAGCGAGCCTTGGACACCATGAACTTTGACGTGATCAAAGGCAGGCCTCTCCGCATCATGTGGTCTCAGCGTGACCCCTCATTGAGGAAGAGTGGTGTCGGAAACATCTTCATCAAGAACCTAGACAAGTCCATTGATAACAAGGCCCTGTATGACACCTTTTCTGCATTCGGAAACATCCTGTCCTGCAAG GTGGTTTGTGATGAAAATGGCTCAAAGGGTTACGGCTTTGTGCACTTTGAGACCCATGAGGCTGCTGAGCGGGCCATTGAGAAAATGAACGGCATGTTGCTCAATGACAGAAAAGT GTTTGTTGGGCGCTTTAAATCACGCAAAGAGAGGGAGGCTGAGCTTGGGGCACGTGCCAGAGAATTTACCAATGTTTACATCAAAAACTTTGGAGAGGACATGGACGATGAAAAGCTGAAGGAGCTGTTTGGCAAATATG GACCTGCACTCAGTATCAGAGTTATGACTGATGAGAGTGGTAAATCTAAGGGATTTGGCTTTGTCAGCTTTGAGAGGCATGAAGACGCACAAAAG GCTGTAGATGACATGAATGGTAAAGAACTGAATGGCAGGCAAGTGTACGTTGGTCGTGCACAGAAGAAAGGGGAACGCCAGAATGAGCTCAAACGCAAATTTGAGCAGATGAAACAGGACCGCATGACCAGATATCAG GGTGTCAATCTGTATGTGAAGAACTTGGATGACGGCCTGGATGATGAGCGCCTGCGCAAAGAATTCTCTCCATTTGGAACCATAACCAGTGCAAAG GTGATGATGGAGGGGGGTCGCAGTAAGGGCTTCGGCTTTGTGTGCTTCTCTTCTCCAGAGGAGGCCACTAAAGCTGTGACAGAGATGAATGGCCGTATTGTGGCTACAAAGCCACTGTATGTGGCTCTAGCTCAGAGGAAAGAGGAGCGACAGGCTCATCTAACCAACCAGTACATGCAGCGGATGGCCACCGTCCGTGCTGTTCCCAATCCTGTTCTTAACCCATATCAGCCTGCACCACCCTCGGGCTATTTCATGGCGGCTATCCCACAG GCCCAGAACCGTGCTGCATATTACTCCGCTAACCAGTTGGCCCAGCTCCGCCCCAGCCCACGTTGGGCCACTCAGGGAGTGCGTCCTCAGC ACTTCCAGAACATGCCGAACGCTATGCGCCCATCAGCACCGAGGCCCCAGACCTTCAACACCATCCGTGCTACCACGACTACCAACGCCCAGGTCCCACGCATGATGGCTTCTCAGCGTATGC ccacGCAGGCTCTCAGCCAGCGCCCCGCCAGCGCTTCTGCTGCTGCCGCCCCTGTGCGTGCCATGCCCCAGTACAAATACGCTGCTGGTGTGCGCAATCCTCAGCAACACATGGCATCCCAGCCACAGGTCACTATGCAGCAA CCTGCAGTCCATGTCCAAGGCCAGGAACCCCTGACTGCCTCCATGCTGGCTGCTgcaccccctcaggaacagaaGCAGATGCTGG GTGAGCGTCTGTTCCCTCTGATCCAGAACATGCATCCCAGCCTGGCAGGCAAGATCACTGGTATGCTTCTGGAGATTGATAACTCTGAGCTGCTTCACATGCTCGAGTCACCTGAATCCCTGCGCTCAAAG GTGGATGAGGCTGTTGCTGTACTTCAGGCCCATCAGGCCAAGGAGGCGGCTCAGAAGTCCACCACCCCCGCTGGAGTACCCAGCGTCTAA